The window AACGCTCTGTACCTGATTCATGGTTTGATGAAGTCATGCAGACGTTTCCACCGAACTGCTCAACCACTGCTGAAACACGTTCATCGTCGGTCGCGACGATCACATCTTCTGCACCTGCCTGCATAGCTTGTTCATAAACCCACTGAACCATGGGCTTACCACCAATATCAGCCAACGGTTTACCCGGTAAGCGACTAGAGGAGTAGCGAGCAGGAATTACGACAGTAAAAGACATTAACGCCCCTCGTCCATGCTCATGGTTCTCGCTTCCGGTTCAAGCAGAACAGGAATGCCCTCTTTAATCGGATAAGCCAGACGATCCAATTTGCAGATCAACTCTTGATTATCTTTATCGTACGTCAGCTTACCTTTGCACACAGGGCAAGCTACAATCTCAAGCAGACGGTGATCCATAAGTCGCTTTAACCTCTTTTATTCTATTTAAAATTCGCTCTGCATCGCTAGTTGCAAACTGCGCAGATACAGGCAGATACCACCAATTGTCTTGCGCGTATTCACGACACTTAA is drawn from uncultured Vibrio sp. and contains these coding sequences:
- a CDS encoding Trm112 family protein yields the protein MDHRLLEIVACPVCKGKLTYDKDNQELICKLDRLAYPIKEGIPVLLEPEARTMSMDEGR